One genomic segment of Bacteroides caccae includes these proteins:
- a CDS encoding alpha-L-fucosidase: MKKQHLIIILLFSFLLAAVPAVQAQKKVLPAELEVELKYGADRLGKRQDPAMQKFRENRLGAFIHWGLYAIPGGEWNNKTYHGAAEWLKAWAKVPTTDWLELMKQWNPQQFDAKKWAKMAKEMGVKYVKITTKHHEGFCLWPSKYTEYTVANTPYKKDILGELVKAYNAVGIDVHFYFSVLDWSHPDWRSSIKTQEDSIAFQRFLTFTDNQLKELATRYPTVKDFWFDGTWDASIKQNGWWTAHVERMLKEMLPGVTINSRLRADDYGKRHFDSNGHLMGDYESAYERRLPDPVKDLHVTKWDWEACMTIPENQWGYHKDWSLSYVKNPTEVLARIVHAVSMGGNMVVNFGPQPDGDFRPEEKKIADFIGKWMKKNSECIYGCDYAGWEKQDWGYYTRKSNQVYMVVFNPPYSGQLTVKTPKGITITTAKTLTGEQTQVTETTRNEYNVSLPKNMPQEPFVIKLEVKDAQKTQDKYREALT; the protein is encoded by the coding sequence ATGAAAAAGCAACACTTGATAATTATTCTTTTATTCAGTTTTCTATTAGCCGCCGTTCCGGCTGTACAAGCACAAAAGAAAGTTCTACCTGCAGAACTGGAAGTTGAACTCAAATATGGCGCCGACCGTCTCGGTAAAAGACAGGACCCTGCTATGCAGAAGTTTCGCGAGAACCGTTTGGGTGCATTCATTCACTGGGGGTTATATGCCATTCCCGGCGGTGAATGGAACAATAAAACATACCACGGCGCTGCCGAATGGTTGAAAGCGTGGGCCAAAGTTCCGACTACGGACTGGCTGGAACTTATGAAACAATGGAACCCCCAACAGTTTGATGCCAAGAAATGGGCTAAAATGGCCAAAGAAATGGGAGTAAAATATGTAAAGATAACCACCAAACACCATGAAGGCTTTTGCCTGTGGCCCAGCAAATATACAGAGTATACGGTAGCTAATACCCCTTACAAGAAAGATATCTTGGGAGAATTGGTAAAGGCTTATAATGCAGTCGGCATCGACGTACATTTCTATTTCTCCGTGTTGGACTGGAGTCATCCGGACTGGCGAAGCAGTATCAAGACCCAGGAAGATAGCATCGCTTTCCAAAGATTCCTGACATTTACCGACAATCAGTTGAAAGAACTGGCAACCCGCTACCCTACTGTCAAGGATTTCTGGTTTGACGGAACATGGGACGCAAGTATCAAGCAAAACGGTTGGTGGACAGCACACGTGGAACGTATGCTGAAAGAAATGCTTCCCGGTGTAACTATCAACAGCCGATTGCGGGCCGATGATTACGGGAAACGCCATTTCGACAGCAACGGACATCTCATGGGGGACTATGAATCGGCTTACGAGCGCCGCCTGCCTGATCCCGTAAAAGACTTACACGTAACAAAATGGGATTGGGAAGCCTGTATGACTATTCCCGAAAACCAATGGGGATACCACAAAGACTGGTCACTGAGCTATGTGAAAAATCCGACTGAGGTATTGGCACGTATTGTACACGCCGTATCTATGGGTGGAAATATGGTAGTCAACTTCGGCCCTCAGCCCGATGGAGACTTCCGCCCGGAAGAGAAAAAGATAGCCGATTTCATCGGTAAATGGATGAAGAAAAACAGCGAATGTATCTATGGTTGCGATTATGCCGGCTGGGAGAAACAAGATTGGGGATATTATACCCGCAAAAGCAATCAAGTCTATATGGTCGTATTCAACCCTCCCTATTCCGGACAGCTCACAGTTAAAACTCCCAAAGGGATAACTATCACCACCGCAAAGACATTGACGGGTGAACAAACCCAGGTAACAGAAACCACTCGCAATGAATATAATGTCAGCCTGCCTAAAAATATGCCGCAGGAGCCGTTTGTTATTAAGTTGGAAGTAAAAGATGCACAAAAAACGCAGGATAAGTACCGGGAAGCGCTTACATAA
- a CDS encoding sodium:solute symporter, whose product MSPIVLSVTIVAYFAILFTISYIAGHKADNEGFFVGNHKSAWYIVAFAMIGSTISGVTFVSVPGMVQASSFSYLQMVLGFIVGQIIIAFVLVPLFYRMNLVSIYEYLENRFGSSSYKTGAWFFFISKMLGAAVRLFLVCLTLQLLIFEPFHLPFLLNVILTVFIVWLYTFRGGVKSLIWTDVLKTFCLVVSVVLCIYYIASSLHLNFNSLVTTLSDSDFSKTFFFDDVNDKRYFFKQFLAGVFTVIAMNGLDQDMMQRNLSCKNFRDSQKNMITSGISQFFVILLFLMLGVLLYTFTAQQGIKNPDKSDEIFPMIATGNYFPGIVGILFIIGLIASAYSAAGSALTALTTSFTVDILNAQKKGEAALSKIRKHVHIGMAIVMGIIIFVFNLLNNTSVIDAIYTLASYTYGPILGLFAFGIFTKKQIYDKYIPPIAIASPVLCYILQRNSEAWFNGYQISYELLLFNAAFTFTGLCFLIRKKSTINNTTAL is encoded by the coding sequence ATGAGTCCAATCGTTTTGTCCGTTACTATCGTGGCATACTTCGCAATCCTGTTCACAATCTCTTATATAGCAGGACACAAGGCCGATAATGAAGGTTTCTTCGTAGGAAACCATAAATCGGCATGGTATATCGTCGCTTTTGCCATGATCGGCTCCACCATCTCCGGAGTTACTTTCGTTTCTGTTCCGGGCATGGTGCAAGCCAGCAGTTTTTCCTATCTACAAATGGTATTGGGATTCATCGTCGGGCAAATTATCATAGCGTTTGTGCTCGTCCCGCTTTTCTACCGCATGAATTTGGTATCCATTTACGAATATTTGGAGAACAGGTTCGGCTCCTCGTCTTATAAGACAGGCGCATGGTTTTTCTTTATCTCAAAGATGTTGGGGGCAGCCGTACGGCTATTCCTCGTTTGTCTGACACTGCAACTGCTCATTTTCGAGCCCTTTCACCTCCCTTTCCTGCTGAACGTCATTCTCACCGTATTTATTGTGTGGCTCTATACATTCCGGGGAGGTGTGAAATCACTGATATGGACAGATGTACTCAAAACATTCTGTCTCGTTGTTTCTGTTGTCCTGTGCATTTATTATATAGCTTCGAGCCTGCACCTGAATTTTAACAGCTTAGTCACTACCCTATCGGACAGTGATTTCTCCAAGACATTCTTTTTCGATGATGTGAATGACAAGCGATATTTCTTCAAACAATTTCTGGCGGGTGTATTTACCGTCATTGCCATGAACGGACTCGACCAGGACATGATGCAACGTAATCTTAGTTGCAAGAACTTCCGGGATTCTCAAAAGAACATGATTACAAGCGGCATCTCACAATTCTTCGTGATTCTGCTTTTCCTGATGTTAGGGGTATTACTCTATACATTCACAGCGCAACAAGGCATTAAGAATCCGGATAAGAGTGATGAGATATTCCCTATGATTGCCACGGGAAACTACTTTCCGGGTATAGTCGGTATCCTATTCATCATCGGATTAATAGCTTCCGCCTACTCGGCTGCCGGCTCGGCATTAACCGCACTGACCACCTCTTTCACTGTCGATATTCTGAATGCACAGAAAAAAGGGGAGGCCGCTCTCAGCAAGATACGCAAGCACGTACATATCGGCATGGCAATCGTTATGGGAATCATTATTTTCGTTTTCAACCTGCTGAATAATACCAGCGTCATTGATGCGATTTATACATTAGCCAGTTACACGTATGGTCCTATTCTCGGATTGTTCGCCTTCGGTATCTTTACCAAGAAACAAATTTACGATAAATATATCCCGCCGATAGCTATCGCTTCCCCTGTCCTCTGCTATATCCTGCAAAGAAATTCGGAAGCATGGTTCAACGGTTATCAAATCAGTTACGAACTGCTATTATTTAACGCTGCATTTACTTTCACCGGGCTTTGCTTCCTTATTCGAAAGAAATCAACCATAAACAATACGACAGCTCTTTAA